A stretch of the Glutamicibacter sp. JL.03c genome encodes the following:
- a CDS encoding L-aspartate oxidase, with protein MNQAAFGPRTLVVIGSGVAGLCAALEAMRLGARVRLLTKLDLGDGNSTCAQGGLSAVTAQGLAVGDSVASHITDTLRAGAWHGGELAVQELCGSAADLVDTLEEYAVQFDRDLSGNYQLGLEAAHSAHRILHAGGDATGAGLVAALRQAVRSARQAGHLEILENALVTDLQFSASGPCIVRYLHHEQSQELAADAVLLATGGLGSLYEASTNPHGATADGIGLAARAGAVISDMEFIQFHPTLVDPQLYPEAGMISEAVRGEGAVLINELGQRFMADIDQRAELAPRDVVARAIHAQYQAGHQVLIDARAVETRHGEGFLARRFPSITARLEASGLDMALAPIPVVAAQHYAMGGIHTDTHGRTSVPGLYAAGECANTTVHGANRLASNSLLEAMVFARKAVHAMATDAPGQACALDDLAVNQLPAPETRAPLELPQLKALANKHLGVYRTGSGLEELVAVLDASTPVAQGERELAELDNLYTCARMIAYAARQRTQSLGAHHRVDANGEGAAENNVRYGWRLEAAQPMNQQFENKEVNA; from the coding sequence ATGAACCAGGCAGCCTTCGGCCCGAGAACGCTGGTGGTCATCGGCTCGGGCGTCGCCGGATTGTGCGCGGCGTTGGAAGCCATGCGTCTGGGTGCGCGGGTGCGCCTGCTGACGAAGCTGGACCTGGGCGATGGCAACAGCACCTGTGCCCAGGGCGGCCTGTCCGCGGTAACCGCCCAAGGGTTGGCCGTCGGAGATTCCGTGGCAAGCCACATCACCGATACCTTGCGTGCCGGTGCGTGGCATGGCGGGGAGCTGGCGGTCCAGGAACTGTGTGGTTCCGCTGCTGACCTGGTGGACACCCTGGAAGAATACGCCGTCCAGTTTGATCGGGACTTATCGGGAAATTACCAGTTGGGCCTTGAAGCGGCTCACAGCGCGCACCGGATCCTCCATGCCGGAGGGGACGCGACCGGCGCGGGCCTCGTGGCTGCGCTCAGGCAGGCGGTGCGTTCAGCCCGACAAGCCGGGCACCTTGAAATCCTCGAGAATGCGCTGGTAACGGACCTGCAGTTCAGCGCTTCCGGCCCATGCATCGTGCGCTACCTGCACCACGAGCAATCCCAAGAGCTGGCCGCCGACGCAGTATTGCTGGCCACCGGCGGATTGGGCTCCCTGTATGAGGCCAGCACCAATCCCCATGGCGCCACGGCCGACGGCATCGGGTTGGCTGCCCGTGCCGGGGCTGTGATCAGCGATATGGAGTTCATCCAGTTCCACCCCACCCTGGTCGATCCACAGCTCTACCCGGAGGCGGGCATGATCAGCGAAGCCGTGCGCGGAGAAGGAGCGGTCCTGATCAATGAACTGGGGCAGCGCTTCATGGCTGATATTGATCAGCGAGCCGAGTTGGCGCCCCGTGACGTGGTTGCCCGAGCGATCCATGCGCAGTATCAAGCAGGCCACCAGGTCCTGATTGATGCCCGCGCCGTGGAAACGCGCCATGGCGAAGGATTCCTGGCCCGGCGGTTCCCCTCGATCACCGCACGCCTGGAAGCCAGTGGCCTCGACATGGCGCTGGCCCCGATTCCGGTGGTGGCTGCGCAGCACTACGCCATGGGTGGCATCCACACCGACACCCATGGGCGCACGAGTGTTCCCGGGCTCTATGCCGCCGGCGAATGCGCCAACACCACGGTGCACGGGGCCAATCGCCTGGCCAGCAACTCGTTGCTCGAAGCCATGGTGTTCGCCCGGAAAGCCGTGCACGCCATGGCAACCGATGCACCGGGGCAGGCCTGCGCGCTGGATGATCTTGCGGTGAACCAGCTGCCGGCACCCGAGACCCGAGCACCCCTGGAACTGCCGCAGCTAAAGGCGCTGGCCAACAAGCACCTGGGCGTTTATCGCACCGGCTCCGGGCTCGAAGAACTCGTGGCAGTGCTCGACGCCAGCACGCCGGTAGCCCAAGGCGAACGCGAACTGGCGGAACTGGACAATCTCTACACCTGCGCGCGCATGATTGCCTACGCTGCCCGCCAACGGACCCAGTCCCTGGGCGCACACCACCGGGTCGACGCCAATGGCGAAGGCGCCGCGGAAAATAACGTGCGGTACGGCTGGAGGCTTGAAGCCGCGCAGCCGATGAATCAACAGTTTGAAAACAAGGAAGTCAACGCGTGA
- the nadA gene encoding quinolinate synthase NadA — translation MSTQVTGSNESVAQNITRLNLLAPGSTCSTDLAANPWDTPAGYGPGASQEDKIPAGYPVQGSIPEEYLKASDAELDARIVAAKQALGDRAVILGHFYQRDEVVKYADFVGDSFQLANAALTRDKAEAIVFCGVHFMAETADILSRDDQSVILPNLAAGCSMADMADGPSVQACWDELTALYAQEDDDGRLPVIPVTYMNCSAELKAFVGRNGGLVCTSSNAATVLEWAFERGRRVLFFPDQHLGRNTAKAMGVPLEQMPMWTPRKELGGNDPQTLQDAKVILWHGFCSVHKRFTPAQITKAREEFPGVKVIVHPECPMEVVDAADAAGSTDYIQKAIAAATEPTVFSIGTEINMVNRLAAQYPQHTIFCLDPVICPCSTMYRIHPGYLAWVLEELVAGRVVNQITVPAEQQGDAKIALERMLAAKP, via the coding sequence ATGAGCACCCAAGTCACCGGCAGCAACGAATCTGTCGCCCAGAACATCACCCGGCTGAACCTCTTGGCCCCCGGCTCCACCTGTTCCACGGACCTCGCCGCCAATCCATGGGACACTCCTGCCGGCTACGGCCCAGGCGCCTCCCAAGAGGACAAGATCCCAGCAGGGTACCCGGTGCAGGGCTCCATTCCCGAAGAATACTTGAAGGCCAGCGACGCCGAGCTTGATGCGCGCATCGTGGCAGCCAAGCAGGCCCTGGGGGACAGGGCCGTCATCCTCGGGCACTTCTACCAGCGGGACGAAGTGGTGAAGTACGCGGACTTCGTGGGCGATTCCTTCCAGCTGGCCAATGCCGCCTTGACCCGCGACAAAGCCGAAGCGATCGTCTTTTGCGGCGTGCACTTCATGGCTGAAACCGCCGATATCCTCAGCCGCGATGACCAGTCGGTGATCCTGCCCAACCTCGCCGCCGGATGCTCCATGGCTGATATGGCCGACGGCCCCAGCGTCCAGGCTTGCTGGGATGAACTCACCGCGCTGTATGCGCAGGAAGATGATGACGGGCGGCTGCCGGTGATCCCGGTGACCTACATGAACTGCTCGGCAGAGCTCAAGGCCTTTGTCGGGCGCAACGGCGGATTGGTCTGCACCTCATCGAATGCTGCCACCGTCCTGGAGTGGGCTTTTGAACGTGGGCGGCGGGTGCTGTTCTTCCCCGACCAGCACCTGGGGCGCAACACCGCCAAGGCCATGGGCGTGCCGCTGGAACAGATGCCGATGTGGACCCCGCGCAAGGAACTGGGCGGGAACGATCCGCAGACCCTGCAGGATGCCAAGGTGATCTTGTGGCACGGATTCTGCTCGGTTCACAAGCGCTTCACCCCGGCGCAAATCACCAAGGCCCGCGAGGAATTCCCCGGCGTCAAGGTGATCGTGCACCCTGAATGCCCCATGGAGGTGGTTGATGCCGCGGACGCAGCCGGTTCCACCGACTACATCCAGAAGGCCATTGCCGCTGCCACCGAGCCCACCGTTTTCTCCATTGGCACCGAGATCAACATGGTCAACCGGCTGGCAGCCCAGTACCCGCAGCACACCATCTTCTGCCTGGACCCGGTGATCTGCCCCTGCTCCACGATGTACCGCATCCACCCCGGCTACCTCGCCTGGGTGCTCGAAGAACTCGTGGCAGGCCGAGTGGTCAACCAGATCACGGTGCCCGCCGAACAGCAGGGCGACGCAAAAATCGCCCTGGAACGCATGCTGGCAGCCAAGCCATGA
- a CDS encoding NUDIX hydrolase, whose protein sequence is MSLAPGWANVNERRNLPPALAVSTVILGIREGQDGGPDKLCLPLVRRIRQPHAGLWALPGGPVDARESLGQAAGRNLAETTGLRPSYLEQLYTFGDIDRSPTHRLVTIAYFALLNADQVGATVQDENVAWFDIDDPGIAQLAFDHRKIVDYALWRLRNKTEYGQIAHRLLGERFTLAALRGVYEAILGRRLDPANFRRTLKNTATIEATDEYLAGGQHRPPRLYRYAGHGPDPLEVDPAQP, encoded by the coding sequence ATGTCATTGGCACCGGGATGGGCGAACGTCAACGAACGCCGCAACCTCCCACCCGCCCTGGCCGTCTCGACGGTCATCCTGGGCATCAGGGAAGGGCAGGACGGGGGTCCGGACAAGCTCTGCCTGCCACTGGTGCGCCGAATCCGCCAACCGCACGCAGGATTGTGGGCACTGCCCGGAGGGCCGGTCGATGCCCGCGAATCCCTGGGCCAGGCAGCCGGGCGGAATCTGGCCGAAACTACCGGCCTGCGCCCGAGCTACCTCGAACAGCTCTACACCTTCGGCGACATCGACAGGTCACCTACTCATCGTCTGGTGACCATCGCCTACTTTGCCCTGCTCAACGCAGACCAAGTTGGGGCAACGGTCCAGGACGAAAACGTGGCCTGGTTCGACATCGATGATCCGGGAATTGCCCAGTTGGCGTTCGATCACCGCAAGATCGTCGACTACGCGCTGTGGAGGCTACGCAACAAGACCGAATACGGGCAAATCGCGCATCGGCTTCTGGGGGAGCGATTTACCCTGGCAGCCCTGCGTGGGGTCTACGAGGCGATCCTGGGCAGGAGGCTGGACCCGGCGAACTTCCGGCGCACGCTGAAAAATACCGCCACCATCGAGGCCACCGATGAATACCTTGCCGGTGGACAGCACCGCCCGCCTCGCCTCTATCGCTATGCAGGCCACGGACCCGACCCGCTGGAAGTCGATCCAGCGCAACCCTAG
- a CDS encoding NAD(P)-dependent oxidoreductase — MNAPAPNHTPNVGVIGLGAMGRPMARLLAEHHGVVTVASSRPENDVLQGLRAEMPEGSETSRIQWAENAAQLTAACDEVLLMLPDLPQIIECLESEDGLLAGLDQRLSDAAPLLLMIGSTCSAPGVRQLDEDLTARFGERIAVVDAPVSGGEDGAKQGSLSIMLGGSGELCERAATALAPCGTPVRLGELGAGQVAKACNQLVVSATIFALGEASVLAERSGLDLQDMWNLLGHGYAASRLLESRQDRLVSGDDSPSGAIKYMRKDLAGADEIAESTGTNTVLLPLLRQAIDEVIEAGLGERDITVTKRFIAGR, encoded by the coding sequence ATGAATGCACCAGCCCCGAACCACACGCCCAACGTTGGAGTCATCGGCCTCGGAGCCATGGGCCGGCCGATGGCACGGCTCCTCGCGGAGCACCATGGTGTTGTCACCGTTGCCTCAAGCCGCCCAGAAAACGACGTGCTGCAAGGCCTCCGCGCAGAAATGCCTGAAGGCAGCGAAACATCACGAATTCAGTGGGCAGAGAATGCAGCCCAGTTGACAGCGGCTTGCGATGAAGTGCTTCTGATGCTTCCTGATCTTCCGCAGATCATCGAATGCCTGGAATCCGAGGACGGGCTACTAGCCGGGCTGGACCAGCGACTCTCAGATGCCGCCCCGCTTCTGCTGATGATCGGCTCGACCTGCTCAGCCCCCGGGGTGCGGCAGCTGGACGAAGACCTCACCGCACGTTTCGGCGAGCGCATTGCCGTGGTCGACGCCCCGGTCTCCGGCGGAGAGGACGGCGCCAAGCAAGGATCACTATCAATCATGCTCGGCGGTTCAGGTGAACTCTGCGAACGAGCCGCCACAGCGCTGGCGCCCTGCGGCACCCCGGTACGCCTCGGAGAGCTAGGAGCCGGACAGGTTGCCAAGGCCTGCAACCAACTAGTCGTCAGCGCCACGATCTTCGCGCTGGGCGAGGCGTCGGTACTCGCCGAACGTTCCGGGCTGGACCTCCAGGACATGTGGAACCTGCTGGGGCACGGTTACGCCGCCTCGCGGCTGCTTGAAAGCCGCCAAGATCGATTGGTCAGCGGGGATGACTCGCCTTCCGGAGCTATCAAGTACATGCGCAAGGACTTGGCAGGGGCCGACGAGATCGCGGAATCCACCGGAACTAATACCGTCTTGCTTCCCCTGTTGCGCCAGGCCATCGACGAGGTCATCGAAGCGGGGCTCGGCGAGAGGGACATAACGGTGACCAAGCGCTTTATCGCTGGACGCTAG
- a CDS encoding alpha/beta fold hydrolase yields MNGPSALLIHGFASSGELNWERSRWLKYFTDAGRNVLLVDLPGHGNNPRRNVGSWAPSQIRQALAAIVMELEEGPVDVIGYSLGSRLAWEFAAFNPDLVEHLVIGGPGAGDPLAAFELAQAKANVATGEPINDDYTATIMKIAAAEPSNELDALFDLIEAIKTEPYDPAAKVPSAPTLLVAGDQDDLATTMPRLRRLLKDAGTPNEVLWLAGRNHANAVTSREFKEKALAFVGS; encoded by the coding sequence GTGAACGGCCCCTCCGCACTGCTCATCCATGGCTTCGCCTCATCCGGCGAATTGAATTGGGAGCGTTCTCGATGGCTGAAATATTTCACTGATGCCGGACGCAACGTACTGCTCGTGGATCTCCCTGGACATGGCAACAACCCCCGGCGCAATGTCGGAAGCTGGGCGCCAAGCCAGATCCGCCAGGCACTGGCCGCCATCGTCATGGAATTGGAAGAAGGACCGGTGGACGTCATCGGCTATTCGCTGGGATCCCGCCTCGCCTGGGAGTTCGCGGCATTCAACCCCGACCTGGTGGAGCACCTTGTGATCGGCGGTCCGGGCGCCGGAGACCCATTGGCCGCGTTCGAGCTGGCCCAGGCCAAAGCCAATGTGGCCACCGGCGAGCCGATCAACGATGACTACACCGCCACCATCATGAAGATCGCTGCCGCGGAGCCGAGCAACGAGCTGGATGCCCTGTTTGACCTCATTGAAGCGATCAAGACCGAACCCTACGATCCCGCAGCGAAAGTCCCCTCGGCGCCAACGCTTTTGGTAGCTGGCGACCAGGACGATCTGGCAACGACAATGCCGCGCTTGCGGCGCTTGCTCAAGGATGCGGGCACCCCCAACGAGGTGCTGTGGCTGGCCGGACGCAATCATGCCAACGCAGTGACCAGCCGCGAATTCAAGGAGAAGGCGCTGGCGTTCGTGGGAAGCTGA
- a CDS encoding IclR family transcriptional regulator, translating into MTSVNEAVEESGERPSRDPAPAVTRALAILGLLAEAEGRSLSLSELARTLGIAKSSCANLCQALEDGEMIRRTSEGFGLGRRNAELGGAYSVQFNQVREFFGLISSSPTLRGELVQIAMLDGAEALYLARHEGRMPYRFGAPLGSRLPAVMSAAGNALLLSLDEEQLALIMEKELPRRSSVDGHELTGEELRERLALARERGFAVDDGRSTSGVMGVAVPLAAWSPGDPPLALGTALPVDQADPLRIAAVGTALREVAARLENPWRQRAARG; encoded by the coding sequence ATGACAAGCGTGAATGAGGCTGTAGAAGAATCAGGCGAACGTCCAAGCCGGGATCCTGCTCCCGCGGTAACTCGTGCCTTGGCGATCCTTGGCCTGCTTGCGGAAGCCGAAGGGCGTTCGCTGTCCCTGAGCGAGCTGGCGCGCACCTTGGGCATCGCCAAATCCTCGTGCGCAAATCTCTGCCAAGCACTGGAAGACGGCGAAATGATTCGCCGCACCAGCGAGGGATTCGGGCTGGGCCGCAGGAACGCTGAACTTGGGGGAGCATACTCGGTGCAATTCAACCAAGTGCGTGAATTCTTCGGGCTGATTTCCTCATCGCCGACACTGCGTGGTGAGCTGGTGCAAATCGCCATGCTGGACGGTGCCGAAGCTTTGTACTTGGCCCGGCATGAAGGCCGTATGCCCTACCGCTTTGGCGCACCCCTCGGCTCGCGACTACCTGCGGTGATGAGCGCGGCAGGCAATGCCCTGCTGCTTTCGCTTGATGAAGAGCAGCTGGCGCTCATTATGGAGAAAGAGCTGCCTCGGCGCAGCAGCGTCGATGGCCATGAACTCACTGGCGAGGAACTGCGCGAAAGGCTGGCGCTTGCCCGTGAACGTGGCTTCGCAGTGGATGATGGCCGATCGACCAGCGGGGTGATGGGCGTGGCCGTGCCCCTGGCAGCCTGGTCGCCTGGTGATCCTCCGTTGGCGCTGGGGACGGCGCTGCCAGTGGATCAGGCCGACCCGCTGCGGATTGCCGCGGTGGGCACGGCTTTGCGAGAAGTTGCCGCCCGGCTGGAAAACCCGTGGAGGCAACGGGCGGCGCGTGGATAA
- a CDS encoding cysteine desulfurase family protein, whose amino-acid sequence MIYMDAASTAPPRQEVLDLVTPLLTGNFGNPASLHELGHQAKRANDWARTQVASQLGVDEREIYFTSGGTEGDNTAVIGSALANPRGKVVVSSTIEHPAVLEACAYLSSVHGFTHRLIPVDGSGIIDLRAARDLIDDQVALVSVMSVNNEVGTIQPIRELAELAHGAGALMHTDAVQAAGWMDLADLARNVDLLSLSGHKIGALKGSGVLYASSQCTILPLLHGGGQQGGLRSGTENPAAAVGIARALQLCTEQRKAGAGDSYGPYLIDRISKELDAVAPGLVKVTGHREERIGGIVSFVFPRTAGETVLIELERRGVLCSSGSACSAGSTDPSAVLTAMGYEEQLAHTAVRLSFTRGTKENEISQVASAVVATVKSLVA is encoded by the coding sequence ATGATCTACATGGACGCGGCCTCCACCGCCCCGCCCCGCCAAGAAGTACTCGACCTCGTCACCCCGCTGCTCACGGGCAACTTCGGTAACCCTGCCTCGCTGCATGAGCTGGGCCACCAAGCCAAAAGAGCCAACGACTGGGCACGAACCCAAGTCGCCAGCCAACTGGGCGTGGACGAGAGGGAAATCTACTTCACCTCAGGCGGCACCGAGGGGGACAATACCGCAGTGATCGGCTCGGCCCTGGCCAATCCACGGGGCAAAGTCGTTGTCAGCAGCACCATCGAGCACCCTGCGGTTCTCGAAGCCTGCGCCTATCTCTCCAGCGTCCATGGCTTCACGCACCGGCTGATCCCGGTCGATGGATCCGGGATCATCGATCTTCGCGCGGCCAGGGATCTGATCGATGACCAGGTCGCGCTGGTCTCGGTCATGTCGGTGAACAATGAAGTCGGAACCATCCAGCCGATCAGGGAACTGGCAGAGCTGGCCCATGGCGCCGGGGCGCTGATGCATACCGACGCGGTGCAGGCCGCCGGATGGATGGACCTCGCAGACCTGGCCCGGAACGTGGATCTGTTGAGCCTCTCGGGGCATAAGATCGGCGCCTTGAAGGGCAGCGGCGTTCTCTACGCCAGCAGCCAATGCACGATTCTTCCCCTGCTGCACGGTGGCGGCCAGCAGGGCGGCCTGCGCTCGGGCACGGAAAACCCGGCTGCCGCGGTAGGCATTGCCAGGGCGCTGCAGCTGTGTACCGAACAACGGAAGGCCGGGGCCGGGGACAGCTATGGACCGTATCTCATCGATCGGATCAGCAAGGAGCTGGACGCTGTGGCCCCCGGGCTCGTGAAGGTGACCGGCCACCGCGAAGAACGCATTGGCGGCATTGTCTCCTTCGTATTCCCGCGCACCGCAGGGGAAACCGTGCTCATCGAGCTCGAACGCCGCGGGGTGCTGTGCTCATCGGGCTCGGCCTGCTCGGCCGGCAGCACCGATCCCTCGGCCGTGCTCACCGCCATGGGCTATGAAGAGCAGCTCGCCCATACCGCGGTGCGGCTGTCCTTTACCCGGGGCACCAAGGAAAACGAGATCAGCCAGGTGGCCAGCGCCGTGGTGGCTACCGTGAAATCCCTGGTGGCCTGA
- a CDS encoding helix-turn-helix transcriptional regulator, whose protein sequence is MNAGQRRREELAAFLKDRRARADRASHGLPEVGRSRVRGLRREEVATLAGVSATWYTWLEQARDINPSRQVMLSLARLFRLSAIETSYLLSLAGHGEVAPEESSAMTPALQRLLDVMDFPAFLLSADWAIIGWNAEYAQLYPRISTVEIEDRNLLWLVFTDDQLQEMLPDWEKQSRGFVGSFRAETRGWLSPSGETGIVARVSAASTQFAAIWNERDVAGFQTGERLFRHPLIGLTKYEQHNLTPAEAPDLTLLMYVPL, encoded by the coding sequence ATGAACGCAGGTCAGCGCCGTCGCGAGGAACTGGCGGCATTCCTCAAGGACCGCCGTGCACGGGCCGACAGGGCATCGCACGGACTGCCGGAGGTTGGCCGAAGCCGGGTGCGCGGTTTGCGCCGCGAAGAAGTCGCCACCCTGGCCGGGGTATCCGCGACCTGGTACACGTGGCTGGAGCAAGCGCGGGACATCAACCCCTCGCGCCAGGTGATGCTATCGCTTGCACGCCTTTTCCGCCTGAGCGCCATCGAAACCAGCTATCTCCTGTCCTTGGCAGGGCACGGCGAAGTGGCACCGGAAGAATCCAGTGCCATGACCCCTGCCTTGCAGCGCCTGCTGGACGTGATGGATTTCCCGGCTTTCCTGCTCTCAGCCGACTGGGCCATCATCGGCTGGAACGCCGAGTACGCGCAGCTGTATCCGCGGATCAGCACCGTGGAAATTGAGGACCGAAACCTGTTGTGGCTCGTGTTCACTGATGACCAGCTGCAGGAAATGCTGCCCGACTGGGAAAAGCAAAGCCGGGGATTTGTGGGCAGCTTCCGTGCAGAAACCAGAGGATGGCTCAGCCCATCGGGAGAAACGGGAATAGTCGCGCGAGTCTCGGCAGCTTCAACTCAGTTCGCAGCCATTTGGAATGAACGGGATGTCGCGGGCTTCCAAACCGGGGAGCGGCTCTTCCGTCATCCCCTTATAGGGCTCACCAAGTACGAGCAGCACAACCTCACCCCGGCCGAAGCGCCGGACCTGACATTGCTGATGTACGTTCCGCTCTAG
- the nadC gene encoding carboxylating nicotinate-nucleotide diphosphorylase, with the protein MNQPIQPVPQAAIDRILEMAFAEDHPRGDLTADTIVPANAQATAVVSAREPGVLSGGLVFARAMTMMNGNITVTQIVADGEKFEAGDELLTVQGPAASVLSAERVALNLLQRMSAIATATRELVDLVSHTKARIADTRKTTPGLRVLERYAVRCGGGVNHRDNLSEAFMAKDNHLALLGEGEELTRALKAVRARLGHTTAMEVEVDRIEQIPAVLDAKVDVIMLDNFDLADLPAAIKLIDGQAIIEASGTVSAATVGPIAQTGVDIISSGAITHSVRAIDLGLDMVIA; encoded by the coding sequence GTGAACCAGCCAATCCAACCGGTACCCCAGGCAGCCATCGACCGCATCCTAGAGATGGCCTTCGCTGAGGATCATCCACGCGGGGATCTGACCGCCGATACCATCGTGCCGGCCAACGCCCAGGCAACCGCCGTGGTCAGCGCCCGGGAACCGGGAGTGCTCTCCGGCGGCCTGGTCTTTGCCCGCGCCATGACGATGATGAACGGAAACATCACGGTCACCCAGATCGTCGCCGATGGCGAAAAATTCGAGGCGGGGGATGAATTGCTCACCGTTCAGGGGCCAGCCGCTTCGGTGCTCAGCGCCGAGCGTGTGGCACTGAACCTGCTGCAGCGGATGAGCGCCATCGCCACGGCCACCCGCGAACTGGTGGATCTTGTGTCGCATACCAAGGCCCGGATTGCCGATACCCGGAAAACAACGCCCGGCCTTCGCGTCTTGGAACGCTATGCGGTGCGCTGCGGCGGAGGAGTGAACCACCGGGACAACCTCTCCGAGGCCTTCATGGCCAAGGACAACCACCTGGCCTTGCTCGGTGAGGGGGAAGAGCTCACCCGGGCTCTGAAAGCTGTGCGTGCCCGGCTGGGCCACACCACGGCCATGGAAGTCGAAGTGGACCGGATCGAACAGATCCCCGCGGTACTTGACGCCAAGGTGGATGTCATCATGCTGGACAACTTCGACCTGGCCGATCTTCCGGCAGCCATCAAGCTCATTGACGGGCAGGCAATCATCGAGGCCAGCGGCACCGTCAGCGCCGCCACCGTCGGTCCTATCGCGCAGACCGGAGTGGATATCATCTCCAGTGGCGCGATCACCCACTCGGTGCGGGCCATCGACCTGGGCTTGGATATGGTTATTGCATGA
- a CDS encoding D-2-hydroxyacid dehydrogenase — MTPQTERLRVGIAVGLPAADLELMQELEPRLDFVYEPGLYRPQRWQGDWEGDPRFTRTAEQAKRYEEIVTSSQALFGIPDVNPQLLKNTVKQNQDLIWVHTTAAGGGAQVKAAGLSSEELDRVTFTTSAGVHGSTLAEFALFGVLAGAKNLRKLEADQANKFWPSERWGMRHLDEMTILVVGLGGIGTAVVERFNACGSTVWGTSRSGKPVEGVDRLIDPAKIADVAGEVDAIVATLPGTRSTEGLLGADVFEAVKDGTIFVNVGRGTVVDESALIPALEAGRIGFAALDVVAQEPLDPNSVLWEHPNVLISPHTSALSRQETTRIARLFACNATRILDGKAVRNKVDTVEFY, encoded by the coding sequence ATGACGCCTCAAACAGAACGCCTGCGCGTGGGAATCGCCGTAGGCCTCCCTGCTGCAGATCTTGAACTCATGCAGGAACTCGAACCTCGCCTGGACTTTGTCTATGAACCAGGACTCTACCGGCCACAACGCTGGCAAGGAGACTGGGAAGGGGATCCTCGCTTCACCCGCACTGCCGAACAGGCCAAGCGTTATGAAGAAATCGTCACCTCCTCGCAAGCGCTCTTCGGCATCCCGGACGTCAACCCGCAGCTGCTGAAGAACACCGTCAAGCAGAACCAGGACCTTATCTGGGTTCACACCACTGCTGCTGGCGGCGGTGCGCAAGTAAAGGCTGCGGGCCTGAGCTCCGAGGAGCTGGATCGAGTCACCTTCACTACCAGTGCCGGCGTGCATGGATCCACCTTGGCGGAGTTCGCGCTCTTTGGCGTGCTTGCCGGAGCGAAGAATCTTCGCAAGCTGGAGGCCGATCAGGCGAACAAGTTCTGGCCTTCCGAGCGCTGGGGCATGCGCCACCTGGATGAGATGACCATCCTGGTGGTTGGCTTGGGCGGAATCGGCACCGCGGTGGTTGAACGCTTCAATGCCTGCGGCTCGACCGTGTGGGGAACGTCGCGCAGCGGCAAGCCAGTGGAAGGTGTGGATCGCCTCATTGATCCGGCCAAGATCGCCGACGTTGCTGGCGAGGTTGATGCCATAGTGGCTACGCTCCCGGGAACTAGGAGCACCGAAGGATTGCTCGGCGCTGATGTGTTCGAAGCGGTCAAGGATGGAACGATCTTCGTCAATGTGGGACGTGGAACGGTAGTTGATGAGTCGGCACTGATTCCTGCACTGGAAGCTGGCCGCATAGGCTTCGCCGCGCTGGATGTCGTGGCCCAGGAACCCCTGGATCCCAACAGCGTGCTGTGGGAGCACCCGAACGTTCTGATTAGCCCGCATACCTCTGCGCTCAGCAGGCAGGAAACCACTCGCATCGCTCGGCTCTTCGCCTGCAACGCAACACGTATTCTGGATGGAAAGGCTGTGCGGAACAAGGTCGACACCGTAGAGTTCTACTAA